The Brasilonema sennae CENA114 genome includes a region encoding these proteins:
- a CDS encoding Stp1/IreP family PP2C-type Ser/Thr phosphatase encodes MKLNFTGVTDPGLIRSNNQDAHYIDQQGRFFIVADGMGGHAGGEQASRIATGQIEAYLSANWDSSKPSQELLKEALLQANEAILLDQQNHPERSDMGTTIVVVIFRPQEPPLYAHVGDSRLYRFRDSQLQQITEDHTWIARAIKMGEITQQEARIHPYRHVLSRCLGREDVNQIDVQQLDVKRGDRLLLCSDGLTEELADPKIADYLQLSVPKKAAVSLVEAAKEHGGHDNITVVIVALE; translated from the coding sequence ATGAAACTTAATTTTACCGGTGTTACTGATCCGGGACTTATTCGTTCTAATAATCAGGATGCTCACTATATCGACCAACAGGGGCGCTTCTTCATTGTCGCTGATGGCATGGGTGGTCATGCAGGAGGTGAACAAGCAAGCCGTATTGCGACAGGGCAAATTGAGGCGTACTTGAGTGCTAATTGGGATTCCTCTAAGCCTTCGCAGGAGTTATTAAAGGAAGCTTTATTACAGGCGAATGAAGCGATTTTGCTTGATCAGCAAAATCATCCGGAACGTTCTGACATGGGCACAACAATTGTAGTCGTCATTTTTCGTCCCCAAGAGCCACCTTTATACGCTCATGTTGGTGACTCAAGGCTATACCGTTTTCGAGATTCGCAATTGCAGCAAATCACAGAAGACCATACTTGGATAGCACGCGCTATTAAAATGGGTGAAATTACGCAACAAGAAGCCCGGATTCATCCCTATCGTCATGTGTTGTCTCGGTGTTTAGGGCGTGAAGACGTCAATCAAATTGATGTGCAACAACTAGATGTGAAAAGGGGCGATCGCCTACTGTTATGCAGTGATGGTTTAACAGAAGAACTCGCCGATCCGAAAATTGCTGACTATCTCCAACTAAGTGTGCCGAAAAAAGCTGCTGTTTCCCTAGTTGAAGCTGCCAAAGAGCACGGCGGACACGATAACATCACCGTTGTTATTGTCGCGTTGGAGTAG
- a CDS encoding ABC1 kinase family protein, whose amino-acid sequence MEKGYSDKAYRWNSENYSRRRRFLDIWSFVLTLLFRLWLYNKSWSYPGGVSEVKQAARRKAQAVWIRNTLLDLGPTFIKVGQLFSTRADIFPSEYVEELAKLQDKVPAFSYEQVEAIIEQELGKKIPQLYQSFEPIPLAAASLGQVHKAVLHSGEAVVVKVQRPGLKKLFEIDLQILKGITRYFQNHPKWGRGRDWMGIYEECCRILWEEIDYLNEGRNADTFRRNFRTYDWVKVPRVYWRYTSSRVLTLEYVPGIKISQYEAIEAAGLDRKIIARQGAQAYLLQLLNDGFFHADPHPGNIAVSPNGALIFYDFGMMGRIKTNVRDGLMDTLFGIASKNGDRVVQSLIDLGALAPVEDMGPVRRSVQFMLDNFMDKPFENQSVAAISDDLYEIAYGQPFRFPATFTFVMRAFSTLEGVGKGLDPEFNFMEVAQPYAMQLMTNMNGSDSNSFLNELSRQAVQVSSTALGLPRRLEDTLEKLERGDVRVRVRSVETERLLRRQTSIQLGMTYAVIVSGFTLSATILLVKEYIWLATLAGLIAVAVSGLLIRLLMRLDRYDRMS is encoded by the coding sequence ATGGAAAAAGGTTATTCAGATAAGGCATACCGCTGGAATAGCGAAAACTACTCTCGTAGACGGCGTTTTTTGGACATTTGGTCTTTTGTCTTGACTTTATTGTTCAGGCTGTGGCTGTACAACAAATCTTGGAGTTACCCAGGAGGAGTCAGCGAAGTCAAACAAGCTGCTCGACGTAAGGCTCAAGCGGTATGGATTCGCAATACTCTGCTAGATTTAGGACCAACGTTTATCAAAGTTGGGCAACTGTTCTCTACCCGTGCTGATATCTTCCCTAGCGAGTATGTTGAAGAACTAGCCAAGCTACAAGATAAAGTGCCTGCATTTAGCTATGAGCAGGTAGAAGCGATTATTGAGCAAGAACTAGGCAAGAAAATTCCCCAACTCTACCAAAGTTTTGAACCCATACCTCTAGCTGCAGCAAGCTTAGGACAAGTACACAAAGCTGTACTGCATTCGGGAGAAGCTGTTGTTGTCAAAGTCCAACGTCCTGGTCTTAAAAAACTTTTTGAAATAGATTTACAAATTCTCAAGGGAATTACACGCTACTTTCAAAACCATCCTAAATGGGGACGTGGACGCGATTGGATGGGCATCTACGAGGAGTGTTGTCGCATTCTTTGGGAAGAAATTGATTATCTCAATGAAGGTCGCAACGCTGATACTTTTCGTCGTAATTTTCGTACCTACGACTGGGTAAAAGTTCCACGCGTCTACTGGCGTTACACTTCATCGCGGGTATTGACTTTAGAGTATGTTCCTGGTATAAAGATTAGCCAATACGAAGCAATAGAAGCAGCAGGTTTGGATCGGAAAATTATTGCCCGTCAGGGTGCCCAAGCATACCTGCTTCAGCTACTCAATGATGGGTTTTTCCATGCTGACCCCCATCCCGGCAATATTGCCGTCAGTCCTAATGGTGCTTTGATATTCTATGATTTTGGCATGATGGGGCGCATCAAAACCAATGTGCGTGATGGACTGATGGACACGCTGTTTGGTATTGCTTCAAAAAACGGCGATCGCGTTGTTCAATCTCTCATTGATTTGGGAGCACTCGCGCCAGTAGAGGACATGGGACCTGTACGGCGTTCTGTCCAGTTTATGCTGGATAATTTTATGGATAAGCCCTTTGAAAATCAATCGGTAGCTGCTATTAGTGACGATTTGTACGAAATAGCATATGGTCAACCGTTTAGATTTCCCGCCACCTTCACTTTTGTGATGCGAGCTTTCTCGACACTCGAAGGTGTAGGAAAAGGGTTAGATCCAGAATTTAATTTTATGGAAGTTGCCCAACCATATGCCATGCAGCTTATGACCAATATGAATGGTTCTGATAGCAATAGCTTTCTCAATGAATTGAGTCGTCAAGCAGTTCAGGTCAGCAGTACTGCATTGGGACTACCACGCAGGCTGGAAGACACACTCGAAAAGCTAGAACGGGGAGACGTACGTGTCCGTGTCAGATCTGTTGAAACAGAGCGTCTGCTACGACGGCAAACCAGTATTCAGCTGGGGATGACTTATGCTGTTATTGTGAGTGGTTTTACGCTTTCGGCTACGATCTTATTGGTAAAAGAATATATATGGTTGGCAACGCTTGCAGGTTTGATCGCAGTTGCAGTGTCAGGTTTACTGATTCGACTGCTGATGCGCCTCGACCGCTACGACCGTATGTCATAA